In the Armatimonadota bacterium genome, CAGCGGCCCGCCGGAGTTGCCGGGGTTGAGCGGGGCGTCGGTCTGGATGACGTTCTCGATGAGCCGGCCGGACTGCGCCCGCAGCGACCGGCCGAGCGCGCTGACCACGCCGGTGGTCACCGTGGCCTGAAAGCCCAGCGGATTCCCGATGGCCACCACCAGTTGCCCCACGCGCAGCCGGGCCGAGTCGCCCAGCTCGGCGCAGGGCAGCCCCGACTCCCGGAGGCGGACCACGGCCAGGTCGGTGTGCGGGTCGTCGCCGACCGTCTCGGCCTCCAGCACCCGCCCGTCCTGCAGCCGGAGTTCGATCCGCTCCGACCCGGCGACCACGTGACTGTTCGTGAGCACATATCCGTCGGGCGTGATGATCACGCCGCTGCCCGCACCGCGCAGTTCGTCCAGCCCGCGCCGGCGGAAGCGCTCCGGCGCCGGACGGGCCACCGCCACGCTGACCACCGCCGGGCCGACGCGCTCCACGGCCTGGACCACGGCGCGGGAGTAGGCGTCCAGCGCCTCCGCCTCTTCACCGGCGCCGGCCTCGGCCCTCTGGTCGGCGTCGACGGCGGCCAGAACCCGTTCCAATAGCAACGTCGCTCACCTCCACCTGCTTGCACGGCCAAACGCGTGCCCTCGCTCCCCTATTCCGGCTCCTCCCTTGCGCCTGTGACCGCGCCGCCCGCCGCGCCTGTGACGTCGGTCACTTCTCAAACCCCGTCCGTGAAGGCACAATGCGGGCATGCGGGAGTGGGTCGCCTTCGTCCTCCTCGGCTCGATCTGGGGGTTCGTTCCTGTGGATCAAGATCGCGGTCGCCGACATCGGACCGGCCACGCTGGCGGCCA is a window encoding:
- a CDS encoding trypsin-like peptidase domain-containing protein, encoding MLLERVLAAVDADQRAEAGAGEEAEALDAYSRAVVQAVERVGPAVVSVAVARPAPERFRRRGLDELRGAGSGVIITPDGYVLTNSHVVAGSERIELRLQDGRVLEAETVGDDPHTDLAVVRLRESGLPCAELGDSARLRVGQLVVAIGNPLGFQATVTTGVVSALGRSLRAQSGRLIENVIQTDAPLNPGNSGGPLVDFRGRVVGINTAVIVGSQGICFAIPVNTAKWVTAQLIRDGRVRRAYLGISGQLVPVDRRLRVELGLAAATGVRVVEVQPGTAATRAGIAPGDVIVRVGESPVASPDDLQRVLGRHPVGEPLTVEVLRGAELFRLRTQPTELPD